The DNA window TAGCGTTGTAGCTCAATGGTAGAGCAACCCACACCTATTTACGGGAAGGACGTGAGTTCAATTCTCATCAACGGTACAAGTTTGTAAAACCGTTTTTTTAAAACAACTATCAATACAATCTTTACAAACCATCTAAAAAGAAAATACAATGGCAAAAGAAACCTTTAAGCGGGATAAACCCCACGTAAACATTGGTACCATCGGCCACGTGGACCACGGTAAAACTACCTTGACTGCTGCCATTACCACAATTCTGGCGAACAAGGGTCTGGCTGAGAAGAGAGGCTATGATGAGATCGATGCGGCTCCTGAAGAAAAAGAAAGAGGTATCACTATCAATACAGCTCACGTAGAGTATCAGACTGCTAGCCGTCACTATGCTCACGTTGACTGCCCTGGTCACGCTGACTATGTGAAAAACATGATCACCGGTGCCGCTCAGATGGACGGTGCTATCCTGGTGGTTGCCGCTACAGACGGTCCTATGCCACAAACAAGAGAGCACATCCTGCTGGCTCGCCAGGTAGGTGTACCTCGTATTGTTGTTTTCATGAACAAAGTTGACCTGGTTGACGATCCTGAGCTGCTGGAACTGGTTGAGATCGAGATCCGTGACCTGTTAACTTCTAACGGCTTCGACGGTGACAACGTTCCTGTTATTCAGGGTTCTGCTACCGGTGCTCTGGCTGGTGACGCTAAATGGATTGGCGCTATCGACCAACTGATGGAAGCTGTTGATACTTACATTCCGCTGCCTCCTCGTCCGGTTGATCAGGACTTCCTGATGTCCGTTGAAGACGTATTCTCTATCACTGGTCGTGGTACTGTTGCTACCGGTCGTATCGAACGCGGTCGTATTAAAGTGGGTGAGAACGTTGAAATCGTAGGTCTGCAGGAAGAACCACTGAAATCTACTTGCACTGGTGTTGAAATGTTCAAAAAACTGCTCGACGAAGGTGAAGCTGGTGACAACGCTGGTCTGCTGCTGCGCGGTATTGAGAAAACTCAGATCCGTCGTGGTATGGTTATCTGCAAACCAGGTTCTATCACTCCGCACACTGAATTCAAATGCGAAGTTTACGTACTGAGCAAAGAAGAAGGTGGCCGTCACACTCCGTTCTTCAACAAATACCGTCCTCAGTTCTACTTCCGTACAACT is part of the Chitinophaga flava genome and encodes:
- the tuf gene encoding elongation factor Tu, encoding MAKETFKRDKPHVNIGTIGHVDHGKTTLTAAITTILANKGLAEKRGYDEIDAAPEEKERGITINTAHVEYQTASRHYAHVDCPGHADYVKNMITGAAQMDGAILVVAATDGPMPQTREHILLARQVGVPRIVVFMNKVDLVDDPELLELVEIEIRDLLTSNGFDGDNVPVIQGSATGALAGDAKWIGAIDQLMEAVDTYIPLPPRPVDQDFLMSVEDVFSITGRGTVATGRIERGRIKVGENVEIVGLQEEPLKSTCTGVEMFKKLLDEGEAGDNAGLLLRGIEKTQIRRGMVICKPGSITPHTEFKCEVYVLSKEEGGRHTPFFNKYRPQFYFRTTDVTGEVELPAGVEMVMPGDNVTLTVKLIQPIAMDKGLKFAIREGGRTVGAGQVTEILK